Part of the Pseudomonas chlororaphis genome, CCTCGACGGTCGTGCGACCAGGAGCGAGGCTCTCGTGGGCCCGCTCAGCGGCAGTATCGTCGTAGCGAATTCGCCGAGTATGGGTGCGCAATTGGTTACGCATCAACGGCATACCAGGACAGATAAACCCTCCGAGGTGCTCACCATCTGCCGCCACGAAATCGGCGGTGATCGCCGTACCGAAATCAAGCACCAGGCATGCACCTGCAGCAAGATGGTATCCGCCGAGAAGGGCTAGCCATCGATCCAGACCCAACCGTTCAAAGTCTTCATAGCCGTTTCGCACGCCCGCCATCTCGCGAGTAGGTATGGCACGAACCACGGACACACCAAATGCGTTAACCAACATGGCAACCAGCGAATCAGTTTCTTCCGGCGTCCGAACACTCACCAGCCGACACTTCTTCAACTGGAATTTTTCGGCATCCTTCAAGCTCACCAACAGATCGCCATCAGAGCTGACAACACCTCCTTCAATAGGCGTTACTGCATCTGAGCGAAGTACACGCCACTTGATAAAACTATTGCCGCAATCGAGCTCAAGAATCATCACGCAACCTCAAGCTGAGCTCACCGCCGCTAAATGTTTTTTCCACACCATCCACCTTCAAACGCAGCGCACCTTGGTGATCGATCCCCATGACAACGCCGTCGATTCGATTGACTCCAGCGATTAGCGACACAGCCCGCCCCTGCCACAAGTGAAACCTCTCCCACT contains:
- a CDS encoding pantothenate kinase (type III; catalyzes the formation of (R)-4'-phosphopantothenate from (R)-pantothenate in coenzyme A biosynthesis; type III pantothenate kinases are not subject to feedback inhibition from coenzyme A and have a high Km for ATP), which gives rise to MILELDCGNSFIKWRVLRSDAVTPIEGGVVSSDGDLLVSLKDAEKFQLKKCRLVSVRTPEETDSLVAMLVNAFGVSVVRAIPTREMAGVRNGYEDFERLGLDRWLALLGGYHLAAGACLVLDFGTAITADFVAADGEHLGGFICPGMPLMRNQLRTHTRRIRYDDTAAERAHESLAPGRTTVEAVERGCLLMLRGFVLTQLELARQYWGQDFVVFLTGGDANLVSGVVPGARVVPDLVFVGLAMACPLS